One Gloeothece verrucosa PCC 7822 DNA window includes the following coding sequences:
- a CDS encoding DUF2232 domain-containing protein, whose translation MNNFSDDLNPSQKDKNQQNLSNEIDTLADESNWVDDEIETSERPVSNSSKTNFSQKNSLRVSPTLVTVETAFLASTASLIWLINYYFPLGPVLRIFFALPIALVYLRWGQRASWMAAIVSGLLLSVLMGPTRSIVFFIPYGVMGVQLGACWRRGASWYLSMLLGTIIGVFGLFFRIWLFSILLGEDLWLYAITQVTGFLDWAFMKLGLLAQPDILLVQLLAVIAIIFNNFLYLFAVHLVALLVLDRLGNPIPRPPSWVQVILDYE comes from the coding sequence ATGAATAATTTTTCTGATGATTTAAATCCCTCTCAAAAAGACAAAAACCAACAAAATTTGTCGAATGAGATTGATACTTTAGCTGATGAATCCAACTGGGTTGACGATGAAATTGAAACGTCAGAAAGACCGGTTTCTAACTCTTCTAAGACGAATTTTTCGCAAAAAAATTCTTTACGAGTTAGCCCGACTTTAGTCACGGTAGAAACAGCTTTTTTGGCAAGTACGGCAAGTTTAATCTGGCTGATTAATTATTATTTTCCTCTTGGGCCTGTTTTAAGAATCTTTTTTGCCCTTCCCATTGCTCTTGTTTATTTACGTTGGGGACAACGGGCTTCTTGGATGGCGGCTATTGTCTCAGGATTGCTTTTATCGGTACTGATGGGACCCACTCGCAGTATCGTTTTTTTTATCCCCTATGGAGTGATGGGGGTGCAATTGGGGGCTTGCTGGAGACGGGGGGCTTCTTGGTATTTGTCGATGTTGTTGGGGACTATTATTGGTGTATTTGGCTTGTTTTTTCGCATCTGGTTATTTTCAATTTTGTTAGGAGAAGATTTATGGCTCTATGCCATTACTCAAGTGACAGGATTTCTTGACTGGGCATTTATGAAACTAGGATTACTCGCTCAACCAGATATTTTGCTAGTTCAATTGTTAGCAGTCATTGCAATTATTTTTAATAATTTCCTCTATCTATTTGCGGTTCATTTGGTGGCTTTGCTGGTTTTAGATCGATTAGGAAATCCTATTCCTCGCCCTCCTTCTTGGGTACAAGTGATTTTGGATTATGAGTAA